From one Rhizobium rosettiformans genomic stretch:
- a CDS encoding bifunctional riboflavin kinase/FAD synthetase has translation MTVFHRNEKKEPLPSALRGGVVAIGNFDGVHRGHQAVLSRALERAEALGVPALVLTFEPHPRTVFNPDKPVFRLTPPPLRARILEAMGFHSVIEYPFDREFSQRSAEDFVQSILGEWLGAKEVVTGFDFHFGKGREGGPAYLMQAGSRHGFGVCLVDAFRDEGTEVISSSRIRGLIADGDVAQAAGLLGYRYTVEAEIMKGQQLGRTLGFPTANMHLPPEATLKPGIYAVRFRRPDGIIRDGVASFGYRPTVTSNGDPWLETFVFDFSGDLYGEICSVSLFGFLRDEWKFDGLDPLVAQIRKDAEEARALLAGVKPIGALDAAIAF, from the coding sequence ATGACCGTCTTTCACCGCAATGAGAAGAAAGAGCCGCTGCCATCAGCCCTGCGCGGTGGCGTGGTCGCAATCGGCAATTTCGATGGCGTGCATCGCGGTCATCAGGCAGTCTTGAGCCGTGCGCTGGAGCGCGCGGAAGCGCTTGGCGTTCCCGCCTTGGTCCTCACCTTCGAGCCGCATCCGCGCACTGTTTTCAACCCCGACAAGCCGGTCTTCCGTCTGACGCCGCCGCCCCTTCGCGCCCGCATCCTCGAGGCCATGGGTTTCCATTCGGTGATCGAATATCCCTTCGACCGGGAATTCTCGCAGCGCTCGGCCGAGGATTTCGTCCAGTCGATCCTGGGCGAATGGCTGGGTGCGAAAGAAGTCGTGACCGGCTTTGATTTCCATTTCGGCAAGGGCAGGGAAGGCGGCCCCGCCTATCTCATGCAGGCCGGCAGCCGTCATGGTTTTGGTGTCTGCCTCGTGGATGCCTTCCGCGACGAGGGAACCGAGGTCATTTCCTCGAGCCGCATCCGCGGCCTGATCGCAGATGGCGACGTCGCCCAGGCGGCCGGTCTCCTCGGCTATCGCTATACGGTCGAGGCGGAAATCATGAAGGGCCAGCAGCTCGGCCGCACGCTTGGCTTCCCGACTGCCAACATGCATCTGCCGCCGGAAGCAACGCTCAAGCCTGGCATCTATGCCGTCCGCTTCCGCCGCCCCGACGGCATCATCCGTGATGGCGTCGCGAGCTTCGGCTATCGCCCGACGGTCACCAGCAATGGCGACCCCTGGCTCGAGACCTTCGTCTTCGATTTCTCCGGCGATCTCTACGGCGAAATCTGTTCGGTTTCGCTCTTCGGCTTCTTGCGCGACGAGTGGAAGTTCGACGGGCTGGATCCGCTCGTCGCCCAGATCCGCAAGGATGCGGAGGAGGCGAGAGCGCTTCTCGCGGGCGTCAAGCCAATTGGCGCCCTCGACGCTGCCATCGCGTTCTGA
- a CDS encoding YeeE/YedE family protein, which yields MPEFVLTEFTPLMSFAGGLLIGLSALLLMLTWGRIAGMTAIIGGILPPLGSDWKWKAAFLAGAILAPLALTLGGYEVEYSVPVSTTALVVGGLIAGIGVTFGSGCTSGHGICGMARLSRRSIAATATFMAFAILTVFLIRHVFGVTI from the coding sequence ATGCCGGAGTTTGTCTTGACCGAATTCACCCCCCTGATGTCCTTTGCCGGTGGCCTGCTGATCGGCCTCTCGGCGCTCCTCCTGATGCTCACCTGGGGCCGGATTGCCGGCATGACCGCGATCATCGGCGGCATCCTGCCGCCGCTCGGTTCTGACTGGAAATGGAAGGCCGCCTTTCTCGCCGGGGCGATCCTTGCGCCGCTTGCCCTGACGCTCGGCGGCTACGAGGTCGAGTATTCGGTGCCGGTCTCAACGACCGCTCTCGTCGTCGGCGGCCTGATCGCCGGCATCGGCGTTACCTTCGGCTCGGGCTGCACCTCCGGCCACGGCATCTGCGGCATGGCGCGCCTGTCGCGCCGCTCGATTGCGGCCACCGCTACCTTCATGGCATTCGCCATCCTGACCGTCTTCCTCATCCGCCACGTCTTCGGGGTCACGATCTGA
- a CDS encoding glutathione binding-like protein: protein MADLSTFPITAKWPSADPGIIQLYSLPTPNGVKVSIALEELGLAYEPHLVDFGSNAQKSPEFVSLNPNGRIPALIDPNGPDGKPIGLFESGAILIYLADKTGKLLPKDGAARYTVLQWLMFQMGGVGPMFGQYGHFYKFAADKVKNNPYPAERYRDETRRLLGVLEAALAKGPWLTGEDYTIADIATWPWVRCLKVFYDGEEDIGLADFPRVLDWWARAEARPASQKGLNIPSRD from the coding sequence ATGGCAGATCTTTCGACCTTTCCCATCACCGCCAAATGGCCGTCCGCCGATCCCGGCATCATCCAGCTCTATTCCCTGCCGACCCCGAACGGCGTGAAAGTCTCCATCGCTCTGGAAGAGCTCGGGCTCGCCTATGAACCGCATCTGGTGGATTTCGGCAGTAACGCGCAGAAGAGCCCTGAATTCGTCTCGCTCAATCCGAATGGTCGCATACCCGCCCTGATCGATCCCAATGGCCCGGACGGCAAGCCGATCGGCCTCTTCGAGTCCGGTGCGATCCTGATCTATCTCGCCGACAAGACCGGCAAGCTGCTCCCCAAGGACGGCGCAGCCCGTTATACGGTCCTGCAATGGTTGATGTTCCAGATGGGCGGTGTCGGCCCGATGTTCGGCCAGTATGGCCACTTCTACAAATTTGCCGCCGACAAGGTGAAGAACAATCCCTATCCGGCGGAGCGCTATCGTGACGAGACCCGCCGCCTGCTGGGCGTGCTGGAGGCTGCTCTTGCGAAGGGGCCGTGGTTGACGGGAGAGGACTACACCATTGCCGACATCGCCACCTGGCCCTGGGTCCGTTGCCTGAAGGTTTTCTACGACGGCGAGGAGGATATCGGCCTTGCCGATTTCCCGCGCGTGCTTGACTGGTGGGCGAGGGCCGAAGCCCGCCCGGCGAGCCAGAAGGGCCTGAACATACCGTCGCGAGACTGA
- the groES gene encoding co-chaperone GroES produces MASTTFRPLHDRVVVKRVESEEKTKGGIIIPDTAKEKPAEGEVIAVGPGARDESGKQVALDVKVGDRVLFGKWSGTEVKLDGVDLLIMKEADIMGVIG; encoded by the coding sequence ATGGCAAGCACAACTTTCCGTCCGCTTCATGACCGCGTTGTAGTCAAGCGCGTTGAGTCTGAAGAAAAGACCAAGGGCGGCATCATCATTCCCGACACCGCCAAGGAAAAGCCGGCCGAAGGCGAAGTCATCGCTGTTGGCCCGGGCGCCCGCGACGAAAGCGGCAAGCAGGTTGCTCTCGACGTCAAGGTCGGCGATCGCGTCCTGTTCGGCAAGTGGTCCGGCACCGAGGTCAAGCTCGATGGCGTCGACCTGCTGATCATGAAGGAAGCCGACATCATGGGCGTCATCGGCTGA
- the chrA gene encoding chromate efflux transporter, producing the protein MPANSTDIHASEVSLQPQVSPAFPELVSAFARIGLMSFGGPAAQIALMHKICVEEKRWIDEDRYLHALNYCMLLPGPEAQQLATYIGWLLHGVRGGIAAGLLFVAPGLAVILVLSGLYAVYQEASLVTGLFFGLKAAVLAIVVEAVVRIGKRALKSGFHRGLAAAAFIALFLFSLPFPLVVLAAALAGLVHARGTTSAAVEITEEVRARPPLLGQIATLLFWVAVWLAPLPLLWLLLAETALPEIQSFFSKMALVTFGGAYAVLAYVAQVAVDHYAWLKPGEMLDGLALAETTPGPLVLVLSYVGFLAGFRESGTLDPLVGGLLGGLIAAWATFIPSFIWIFAGAPYIERLRGNRLLSAALSAITAAVVGVILNLAVWFALHVIFTEVEPVVLARLGPLTLSLPHPTWSSLDWQALVIAVLSAVMIFRFHLGIGKTLLVAGALGLAARFLL; encoded by the coding sequence ATGCCGGCGAATTCCACCGACATCCACGCAAGTGAAGTTTCCCTGCAGCCCCAGGTTTCGCCTGCATTTCCCGAGTTGGTCTCGGCCTTCGCCCGCATCGGCCTCATGTCCTTTGGTGGTCCAGCGGCGCAGATTGCGCTGATGCACAAGATCTGCGTCGAGGAAAAGCGCTGGATCGACGAGGACCGTTATCTGCATGCCCTGAATTATTGCATGCTGCTTCCGGGGCCCGAAGCCCAGCAGCTTGCGACCTATATCGGCTGGCTGTTGCACGGCGTACGCGGCGGCATCGCCGCGGGTCTGCTCTTCGTCGCTCCGGGTCTGGCCGTCATTCTTGTTTTGTCTGGCCTCTATGCGGTCTATCAGGAGGCGAGCCTGGTCACGGGCCTGTTCTTCGGCCTTAAGGCGGCGGTTCTCGCGATTGTCGTGGAAGCTGTGGTCCGGATCGGCAAACGGGCCTTGAAGAGCGGTTTCCATCGCGGCCTCGCGGCGGCCGCCTTCATCGCGCTTTTTCTCTTTTCTCTGCCGTTTCCGCTAGTCGTCCTTGCGGCAGCCCTGGCGGGCCTCGTTCACGCCCGAGGCACCACCTCGGCCGCCGTCGAGATCACCGAAGAAGTGCGGGCAAGACCACCGCTTCTCGGCCAGATCGCAACGCTGCTGTTCTGGGTCGCCGTCTGGCTGGCACCCCTGCCACTTCTGTGGCTACTGCTGGCGGAAACGGCACTTCCCGAAATCCAGAGCTTCTTCTCGAAGATGGCGCTCGTCACCTTCGGCGGCGCCTATGCCGTGCTCGCCTATGTCGCGCAGGTCGCCGTCGATCACTATGCCTGGCTGAAACCCGGCGAAATGCTCGATGGTCTGGCGCTGGCCGAAACGACGCCGGGACCGCTGGTTCTCGTGCTCTCCTATGTCGGTTTCCTCGCCGGCTTCCGGGAAAGCGGCACGCTTGACCCGCTCGTCGGCGGTCTCCTCGGTGGCCTGATCGCGGCTTGGGCCACCTTCATCCCAAGTTTCATCTGGATCTTCGCCGGCGCTCCCTATATCGAGCGGCTGCGTGGTAACCGGCTCCTCAGCGCAGCCCTCTCCGCCATCACCGCCGCTGTGGTCGGCGTCATTCTGAACCTGGCCGTGTGGTTCGCGCTGCACGTGATCTTCACGGAGGTCGAGCCGGTCGTACTCGCCAGGCTCGGCCCGCTCACCCTCTCCCTGCCGCATCCCACCTGGTCATCGCTTGACTGGCAGGCACTGGTCATCGCCGTGCTCTCCGCAGTCATGATCTTCCGCTTCCACCTTGGCATCGGCAAGACGCTTCTGGTTGCCGGCGCGCTTGGTCTCGCGGCGCGTTTCCTGCTCTGA
- a CDS encoding lytic transglycosylase domain-containing protein — MDVTRRALILTGIILVTAAASAPSSARAEPSADEPECLYEGTYGSSSLCIRRDTFNADLCGAIEHLSVAHDVPPSFFARLIWRESLFRPEAVSPKGAEGIAQFMPGTARMRGLSNSFDVLDALDASAAYLGELKTRFGNFGFAAAAYNAGEYGFSRYLTTERLPIETRDYVFAITGATVEMWRDKPPEIVAPALDEASSFQDACVVLADKRRMKEPVFAGSADWAPWGVQLAGHFRPAVVDQLFTQAISRLPAPLNAERALIVRQRGGNFGYSPRYAARIGRETRAEANRLCAEIRAAGGYCTVLRN, encoded by the coding sequence ATGGATGTCACGCGGCGAGCCCTCATCCTGACGGGTATAATTCTCGTGACTGCGGCTGCATCCGCGCCGTCAAGCGCGCGGGCCGAGCCGTCCGCCGATGAGCCGGAATGTCTTTATGAGGGAACCTATGGCTCATCTTCGCTGTGCATCAGGCGAGACACGTTCAACGCCGATCTCTGCGGTGCGATCGAACATTTGTCGGTGGCACATGACGTGCCGCCTTCGTTTTTTGCGCGCCTGATCTGGCGGGAAAGCCTTTTCAGGCCGGAAGCGGTCAGTCCGAAAGGGGCGGAAGGCATCGCCCAGTTCATGCCCGGCACGGCGCGCATGCGCGGGCTGTCCAACAGCTTTGACGTTCTGGACGCGCTCGATGCCTCCGCCGCCTATCTTGGCGAGTTGAAAACGCGCTTTGGCAATTTCGGCTTTGCTGCCGCGGCCTATAATGCAGGCGAATACGGGTTTTCCCGGTACCTCACCACCGAACGCCTGCCCATCGAAACGCGCGATTATGTCTTCGCCATCACCGGTGCCACCGTCGAGATGTGGCGGGACAAGCCACCGGAGATCGTGGCGCCGGCGCTTGATGAAGCCTCCAGCTTTCAAGATGCTTGCGTGGTGCTCGCCGACAAGCGCCGGATGAAGGAGCCGGTATTTGCAGGCTCGGCCGATTGGGCGCCCTGGGGCGTGCAATTGGCCGGGCATTTCCGGCCAGCCGTGGTCGATCAGCTGTTCACCCAAGCCATCAGCCGGCTGCCGGCACCGCTCAATGCCGAGCGCGCGCTCATCGTGCGCCAGCGCGGCGGCAATTTCGGCTACAGCCCGCGTTACGCCGCAAGGATCGGCCGCGAGACCCGTGCCGAAGCGAACAGGCTCTGCGCCGAGATCCGGGCCGCAGGTGGCTATTGCACGGTTCTCAGGAACTAG
- a CDS encoding TIGR01459 family HAD-type hydrolase, which yields MTRSISTLGDVTGSYDVILCDVWGVLHNGIDAFPLAGEALTAAREKGLTVVLITNSPRPAIGVIPQLRAIGVPDTAYDRIVTSGDVTRTLIAAGPKKVFLLGPERDMPLFDGLDVTVVSADEADCVVCTGFFDDEVETPEDYRDMLTAFVARKVPFICANPDLVVERGHRIIPCAGAVAAFYTALGGETRIAGKPHSPIYEATLAAAREARGEFDKSRVLAIGDGMPTDVKGAVDAGLDLLYISGGIHAADYATNNVTDEARLKLFLDREKVAPQFWMHRLA from the coding sequence ATGACCCGCAGCATTTCCACCCTCGGCGACGTGACCGGCTCCTATGATGTCATCCTCTGCGATGTCTGGGGCGTGCTGCACAATGGCATCGATGCCTTTCCGCTCGCCGGTGAAGCGCTGACGGCAGCCCGCGAAAAGGGCCTGACGGTGGTGCTGATCACCAATTCGCCGCGTCCGGCCATCGGCGTCATTCCGCAATTGCGCGCCATCGGCGTTCCCGACACGGCTTACGACCGCATCGTCACCTCGGGTGACGTCACCCGCACACTGATCGCTGCCGGCCCGAAGAAGGTGTTCCTGCTTGGCCCCGAGCGTGACATGCCGCTCTTCGACGGGCTCGACGTGACGGTTGTCTCGGCAGACGAAGCCGATTGCGTCGTTTGCACCGGTTTCTTCGACGACGAAGTCGAGACGCCCGAAGATTACCGCGACATGCTGACCGCCTTCGTCGCCCGCAAGGTGCCGTTCATCTGCGCCAACCCGGATCTCGTGGTCGAGCGTGGGCACCGCATCATCCCTTGCGCTGGCGCAGTCGCTGCTTTCTACACCGCACTCGGTGGCGAGACCCGCATTGCCGGCAAGCCGCACAGCCCGATTTATGAAGCGACGCTGGCGGCTGCCCGCGAAGCCCGCGGCGAGTTCGACAAGTCCCGCGTGCTTGCCATCGGCGACGGCATGCCGACCGACGTCAAGGGTGCGGTGGATGCAGGCCTCGATCTCCTCTACATCTCTGGTGGCATTCACGCTGCCGACTACGCGACGAACAATGTGACCGACGAGGCCCGCCTTAAGCTTTTCCTCGACCGGGAAAAGGTCGCGCCTCAATTCTGGATGCACAGGCTGGCATGA
- the groL gene encoding chaperonin GroEL (60 kDa chaperone family; promotes refolding of misfolded polypeptides especially under stressful conditions; forms two stacked rings of heptamers to form a barrel-shaped 14mer; ends can be capped by GroES; misfolded proteins enter the barrel where they are refolded when GroES binds) has product MAAKEIKFGRTAREKMLHGVDILADAVKVTLGPKGRNVIIDKSFGAPRITKDGVSVAKEIELEDKFENMGAQMVREVASKTNDIAGDGTTTATVLAQAIVREGNKAVAAGMNPMDLKRGIDLAVAEVVKDLQAKAKKISTSEEVAQVGTISANGDTQVGRDIAEAMQKVGNEGVITVEEAKTAETELEVVEGMQFDRGYLSPYFVTNPEKMVADLDDAYILLHEKKLSNLQAMLPVLEAVVQTGKPLVIIAEDVEGEALATLVVNKLRGGLKIAAVKAPGFGDRRKAMLEDIAILSGGTVISEDLGIKLESVTLDMLGRAKKVSITKENTTIVDGAGQKSDIEGRVAQIKAQIEETSSDYDREKLQERLAKLAGGVAVIRVGGSTEIEVKERKDRIDDALNATRAAVQEGIVPGGGTALLRSSTKITVKGVNDDQEAGINIVRRALQSLVRQIATNAGDEASIIVGKILDKNEENYGYNAQTGEFGDMIAMGIVDPVKVVRTALQNAASVASLLITTEAMIAELPKKEAAGGMPGGMGGMGGMDMM; this is encoded by the coding sequence ATGGCTGCTAAAGAAATCAAGTTTGGCCGCACCGCGCGCGAAAAGATGCTGCATGGCGTCGACATCCTCGCAGACGCCGTGAAGGTAACGCTCGGCCCGAAGGGTCGCAACGTCATCATCGACAAGTCCTTCGGTGCTCCGCGCATCACCAAGGACGGTGTATCGGTTGCCAAGGAAATCGAACTCGAAGACAAGTTCGAAAACATGGGCGCCCAGATGGTCCGCGAAGTTGCTTCGAAGACCAACGACATCGCTGGCGACGGCACCACCACGGCTACCGTTCTTGCCCAGGCCATCGTTCGCGAAGGCAACAAGGCCGTTGCTGCCGGCATGAACCCGATGGACCTGAAGCGCGGTATCGACCTCGCTGTTGCAGAAGTCGTCAAGGACCTGCAGGCCAAGGCAAAGAAGATCTCGACTTCGGAAGAAGTAGCTCAGGTCGGCACGATCTCGGCAAACGGCGACACCCAGGTTGGCCGCGATATCGCTGAAGCCATGCAGAAGGTTGGCAACGAAGGTGTTATCACCGTCGAAGAAGCCAAGACCGCTGAAACCGAACTCGAAGTCGTCGAAGGCATGCAGTTCGACCGCGGCTACCTGTCGCCCTACTTCGTGACCAACCCGGAAAAGATGGTCGCCGATCTCGACGACGCGTACATCCTGCTGCACGAAAAGAAGCTCTCGAACCTTCAGGCCATGCTGCCGGTTCTCGAAGCCGTCGTTCAGACCGGCAAGCCGCTCGTCATCATCGCTGAAGACGTCGAAGGCGAAGCTCTTGCTACGCTCGTCGTCAACAAGCTGCGTGGCGGCCTGAAGATCGCTGCCGTCAAGGCTCCTGGCTTCGGCGATCGCCGCAAGGCCATGCTGGAAGACATCGCCATCCTCTCGGGCGGCACTGTCATCTCGGAGGACCTCGGCATCAAGCTCGAGTCTGTCACCCTCGACATGCTCGGCCGCGCCAAGAAGGTCTCGATCACCAAGGAAAACACCACCATCGTTGATGGTGCTGGCCAGAAGTCCGACATCGAAGGCCGCGTTGCCCAGATCAAGGCGCAGATCGAAGAAACCTCTTCGGACTACGACCGCGAGAAGCTGCAGGAACGCCTTGCCAAGCTGGCTGGTGGCGTTGCCGTCATCCGCGTTGGCGGCTCGACCGAAATCGAAGTCAAGGAACGCAAGGACCGCATCGACGACGCGCTGAACGCAACGCGCGCTGCTGTTCAGGAAGGCATCGTTCCTGGCGGTGGTACGGCTCTGCTTCGCTCCTCGACCAAGATCACGGTCAAGGGCGTCAACGACGACCAGGAAGCCGGCATCAACATCGTTCGCCGCGCCCTGCAGTCGCTGGTTCGCCAGATCGCCACCAATGCTGGTGACGAAGCTTCGATCATCGTCGGCAAGATCCTCGACAAGAACGAAGAAAACTACGGCTACAACGCCCAGACCGGCGAATTCGGCGACATGATCGCCATGGGTATCGTCGATCCGGTTAAGGTTGTCCGTACGGCTCTGCAGAACGCAGCTTCGGTTGCTTCCCTGCTGATCACCACCGAAGCCATGATCGCCGAACTTCCGAAGAAGGAAGCTGCTGGCGGCATGCCGGGCGGCATGGGCGGCATGGGCGGCATGGACATGATGTAA
- a CDS encoding BrnA antitoxin family protein yields MAMTPRRPVNPKDAAEALFKPVKKPAAPVVERRAAPDVKELVSIKLDSAVLSHFQKDGPGWQDRINDALRAVVEADGGE; encoded by the coding sequence ATGGCCATGACGCCGCGTAGACCCGTAAACCCGAAGGATGCCGCCGAGGCGCTGTTCAAGCCCGTGAAAAAGCCGGCAGCCCCGGTTGTCGAGCGCCGCGCGGCACCCGACGTCAAGGAACTCGTCTCGATCAAGCTCGACAGCGCAGTGCTCTCCCATTTCCAGAAGGACGGCCCCGGCTGGCAGGACCGCATCAACGACGCCCTGCGTGCGGTCGTCGAGGCAGACGGCGGCGAGTAA
- a CDS encoding DUF6691 family protein gives MRFLLVFLIGALFGTGIALSGMANPAKVLNFFDLAGSFDPSLAFVMAGALSVAAPGYAILFRMREKPLFDQSFRLPKASAIDAKLIGGSAVFGIGWGIAGFCPGASIPALGLGHSSAAIFVVALLVGILIARRLAKAEFFADAAGRSG, from the coding sequence ATGCGCTTTCTCCTGGTCTTCCTGATCGGTGCCCTCTTCGGAACCGGTATCGCCCTTTCCGGCATGGCAAACCCTGCCAAGGTGCTCAACTTCTTCGATCTTGCAGGCAGTTTCGATCCGAGCCTCGCCTTCGTCATGGCGGGAGCGTTGTCCGTTGCAGCTCCCGGCTATGCGATCCTTTTCCGGATGCGCGAGAAGCCACTCTTCGACCAGTCCTTCCGCCTGCCCAAGGCGAGCGCCATCGATGCGAAACTGATTGGCGGCTCGGCCGTCTTCGGCATCGGCTGGGGCATTGCCGGCTTCTGTCCTGGCGCCTCGATCCCCGCACTCGGCCTCGGCCACAGCTCCGCGGCGATATTCGTTGTGGCCCTGCTCGTCGGGATCCTCATCGCCCGTAGGCTGGCCAAGGCCGAATTTTTTGCCGATGCGGCCGGTCGATCGGGCTGA